The genomic region GGGGGACAGGCTGCGGCGTGCCGGTGCCACCCCAGGCCGGGTGAGCTGACCccatggggacaggaggggctgcagggggcaaAGGGATGGCACGTGAGGCTGGCTGAGGGGTCGCGGGCACGATGTAGGCCCCACAGGAGCAAAATACGCGTCGTCTCTGAAGTATAAAACTGCAAACATGAAAAGACCGAAGGAGGCAACGCGCGCGGATGGGGGTTGTGGCGCCGAGCGGAGCTGAAGGTAGCGACGTACCGAGCTGGGCCCCCGGCCCCTCTCCTTCCCACAGCCcagcagagagaagaggaaaggcTCCAGGATCCacgagaagaaggaagaaggggaGCAAGCGGATTCGCCTCGCTGCCTGCACCCTTTCGCTCTAGGCCCCAACCCAAAGAGCTCCCCCCGGGTACCGTAAGCAGGGGGGAGCGGGGCAGTGCCAGCCCTGTCCCTCCTGGCAGACAAACACGGGGGACCTCCACATCCCCCAAAAGTGTGACAGCGAACCCTCGGtgccctccctctcctcctggctgCACCCCGGGTCTCAAAGAGGGCACGCTGCCTGGCAGGACTGAGGCTGGGCACAGCTGCCCAAGGGGCAACCCCTACAAacgaggggcagcagcagcctgggcagcagggcagagtaGGGTGGAGGCTGAGGTCCCTGTAGAGGCTCCCTCAAGCCAGGCGAGCTTTCACCCCTACAACCCCAAGCCACACAAGACCCACAGGGCAGCGCCAGGCAGGGACCTGGCCCAAaggggaggcaggcaggcaggggcagCATCTCTCCCTTCCCCGGAGGCACTGAAGCCCTGGAACATTCACGCGTTGGCCAAAAGGCAGCTACAGAGGGATTTAAAATGCACGTAAGGccgggccccgctcccctctCAGGGCGTCTTCCGCTAGGGGGAGAAAAGCAGCCATCTTCAGCGCCATGCGCGCCCAGCGCCCTTGGAGCTCCGTGTCCTCCTGTCGGGCCACGCCACGCTCCAGCTCTCCCCCCTGCGGGCGGCAGGCTCAGAGAAAGTCAAACACCCCGTAATTCTTTGCTGCTTGATAGAAGAAACACAAAAgggtgaaaagaaagaagagatgtTTAGGGCGGAAGGACCGAGAGGCGGCAGCGACACACGGGCAAGCAGCACAGGGCGCCGGGACGGATGCGGATTAATGGGGTTAGAGAGGACGGCAGGAGGGAATTACCATCGGCAATACACAAGTCTGGTGGCGGGATGGGCTGGCAGCGCTCAGCAGGCCTGCCAGGCCCGTCCACCCCGCTGGAGGAGGGATTAGAATCAAGGTTTagttccatttatttttttttccctttttttttttttcttttagttatcaagaccaaaaaaaaaaaaaatcccaaaaaaaaaacaaggggtGAAGCCAGGGCTGGTCCTAGGAGACAAACGACGGGGACGGaggtggggtggggaaggggaaaggaggggcAGCAGACAGACAGGGGACGGGCGCTTCACATTACATCCACAAAGAACTCACTGGGGTTGCCCATGGCCATTCGGAAGGACTGTCTACTGGCTGTCAGTTCGGGGGGCACAGAGGCCAGGTCACGGCCCGGCGGTGCCCCGGGGGGCCCCATGGCTGAAGGCGGTGGTGGCATCAGCAACATGGGGGGGCTGAAGAGAGGGGGGAGGCCGGGCGGCCCGTACGACTGCTGGCTGTGGTGGCTGCGGATGCTGTGAGCCAGGGAGTGCTGGCTCCgctggctgtgctggctggCGGGCACCGAGCGCTCGCTGGCCGCGCGCTCCCGCCTCATGCTGCTCCTCGTGGTGTGGTCCGACTCGCTCCCGCTGCCTCCTGACTTGGACTCCCCggtcttctctctctccttcctcctctcgCTGCCGCTGCGATTGGAACCGCTGCTCCGGCTCCCTGCGAAGTGCACGGGGTAATGTTAGGTGATGGCTCTGGGAGgccaggaggaaaaaggagcCTCCTCGGGGCAGGAAAGGACCACGGCACGCTGCAGCGCAGCCCCTGCTCTCAGCCTGTGAGTTTTGAGTCCCGTAACCCTCCTGGGATGCACCTAAATGCAGGCTTTTACTCTCACTCCCACCACGCACAGGGCTTTGTCTAAGGGAGCCATCTTATCCCGCTGTTACCCTGTACTGAACAAGGCATCTGCcccaaaaatgcaaatttttggTCCTTTTCACTCACCTTCACTGTGCTGGCTGCCCGCACTGCCCCCTCCGTAGCTGTAGCCTGGGTCAGGGAAGCCGGGGTGGGGGTTGTAAGGGTGAGGTGGTGGATACTGGTACGGGAAAGCCATAGGCCAGGGGGCGGCTCCTGGGTGTGGGAGCGGAGCCAAAGTGTCCTGATCGGAAGCACCGCTGGAGCCGTCGTGATCGTGAAGGGACAGGTTAGCCATGTCTGCAAGACAGCAGAAGAGAGGGTTAAGCCAAGGGTAAAGAGCCACGTGTGATGAAGAAGCTCCCTGTCCACCCTAATGGGGATAACGAGGGGGTAAGGCAAGGAGATGAAAGAAGCTGGCGCTCTCCCTGCTTGGCCATATAACCATTTGTGCTTCCCGGCTGCACAACAGCCAGGCTGGGCAAGGCCGAGCTGTCCCTGAAACTGAGAAACCACCTTGGTGGGCATGGACCACACCAGAGCGACATCTTCCCCTGCCAATTACTCCCCCCATCCCTCTTATTTCGGTGGAACCCATCTTTCTGAGTACCAGCCTCTTGACAGCACTGGGAGTTCAGAGCCTGAAAATGGTCAGAAAAGACTTAGATTCTGCTTTGCCCAGGTGACAAGGTACCAAAGCAGGTGACATTATCGACACTGCTTCCAACTTCACAGCTCCATCAGCATGATAAAGGAGCTGGGATATTCTTCACCACCATCTGCCAGGGTCTGCAGAACAAGGGGCCCAGTAGGACCCTGTCCTGcccccatcctctccctccCACCCATTCCAGAGCAGAGCCCAGTTCCATACTTCCACAGAGGTCCCCGAAGATGTAATAGCACTGCTCGGAGAAGGTGATCTTGTTGACGGTGTGTCGGATGTAGCCAGCCTTCAGCAGGTTGCTGGCATATTTGCGGGATTCACGACGGTCTGTAAAGCCCTCCACGTGGTGATACAGCCAGTCCACCACATCCGAACCTGCCACCAAACATCAGAGTTAAACACaagaagggagaggaaggcagTCACCCTCGAAGCAGTGGGCCACATCTAGCCGTGACAGCCACAGGTTCAATTTGTGACCCTGGCCTGATTAACAGGCAAGGCAGTTTTCAGTGAGGAGATGCTCCTTTCATGAGCATTTGCTTGGGAAGCAGGCCACCCACTCCCCGCCTCTGCTGGAGTTGGAAAACAGCTTTCTCTTACCGATGAAAGCATTGGGGATGGTGATCTTCAGCCACATGCGGTCCCGCACCTCCAGGCCTGACTCTGGGGAGGCCATGGCTTTGACAATGGTGGCCATGTCGCTGTGGATGGACAGGTGAAAGTCATCGAGGCCTGTGGTGGGGACAAAGGGAAAGGAAGCCGAGATGAGAGGGGGGCAGAAAAGGCAACAGCACCACGTGGAAGAATCACACACACAGGAGGAATGGGTCAGGGAACAATACATCGCAGACAGCCCCAGGGGCATGCTGGCGTAACCCCCCTCCAGTGCTATCCTTCCCAGGCCAGCTGTTTTTTTGCACAGGTCCTGTGCAAAACCCAAGCTAGAGTCTCCGTTCTCCCAGCCAGTctcaagcagctgggatccaaAAGCTGCCAGCTGAGCCCACAGAGCCCAGCACGGGAATTGGTCGCTCCTCAAAAACTTAAAACCAACTCCTGTCTTTTTGCCTCACTTGAAGTCTCTAGACCCTTGCTTCAGGGTTCTGCATGCTACAATCACCCAAAACCCTGAGAAAGGAACCAAAAGAgtcctgctgtgctcagcaggcCCCCACCCCGCTGCAAGAGCCTCTCCATCCTGCCCTGGCTGTTGTCTGGGAGGGTCTTGCTTAATCCCTCTGGCCTCACGCTCTCAGCTGGTAACTCCCTGACTGCTCTCGGAGCCTTTTCTCTGCAGCTGCCACAGCTCCTGGATCGCATCCAGGATCTCCTACTCTCCTTAAGCAGAAGGCATGAAAATGTGGTCTAAATTCACCCAGCCAGAGCTCGCGTTGATCCAGGCACCTGCCTGGTGAGGGCTGcctccctcccagtccctcggCAGGGCAGACCTGGCCCGGCCCAGCTGTCCCCAGGCAGATGTATTGCTCCCCTCAGAGCACAGTGAAGGCGTGGAAGCCGTGCAGCGGGAGGAGCACGGAGGCACGAGAAGAACTTACGTTCGGtctctgggatggagctggtgATGGAGGAGCTGGTGGAAGTGATTGTGCTCATGGATGGACTCATACCGTACGCTGGGTAGGTGCCAGTCATCGCTGCCGTGTGAGACACCCAGGCTGCCGGGTCAATGGGCCGGATGGGCTCACCTGCAACGAACAGAGAGTCAGTTAGCAGCTCTAAGAAATTCTTTCCTCAACAAATCAGCCTCTGGGGGAGGGACGGGGACTCAGCGCAGCCCATTGCATCCCCAGCATCTGCCGGGACTCACCCGGATCGGAGCATGGAGAGTCTGGCCCAGCCCAGATCCGCTGGGGAGCAActgggagagaaagaagagagggagGGTCAGCAGGACAGGTGCAGAGAGAGAGATCCCCCTATGGCTCAGGGAGGGGTTTCTCTTTCCTCTGGCGCCCCGAGCAAGTGACCTCCCTGCCCCAGTGAAACGCGTCCCCAGCGTGATGTGGGAAAGAGGGCTGGGCTCGTGGGCATTTGGGCCTGGGAATTGGACATAGCAGCCTCCCTAGAGGAGAGCTGAAACCCCACCAAACCCCGATTCAGTGCCACAGggagtcacacacacacacagaaggaaCAAGACAACAACCAAGTAAGTGCTTAAGGCAGGGCTCTCACATGAGCTGGGCACCAGCGTTAAGGGTGGGTCAGCTATCCACTTACTCCTGGGTAACGAGAAGCAGCCTCGGGGGCTGGGGTCCCAGCACTTGGCCACCGTCAGGGTGATGGGCCTGCAGCAAAAAGGCACAAGTTAGAACAAGAGCCTGGTGAAACAAAGCCCTCCGTGACCCACTGCAGTTGCTGTATGCTGGCTCTCTCCTGCCAGATGGGGAGAAGCTGCCAGTACAGTGTCCTTGTCCCTCCCCAGCTATAATTTTCCTCAGAGGCGTGGACAAACTGGAGCAATAACCCTCCTGTTAGCCAGGCTATGCAAAAAGATAACACGGTATCCCCAGAAAAAGGGACCCCAATTTGTCACCACTCTGTTGGCTGCAATGCCTGCTTTGGGTATGAAAATCTAGGAATCAAAGCAAGGCCAAAATCCTAAGTTCTGGGTTCCTGCACACCTGCTGGCAGAGGTGGCTGGAAGACATGATTTGCACGCCCCAAACACACCCCACACAGCTGCCTACGGAGGTAAGAAACAGCCTCGGTACCTACCCCGGCTTGTGCACGATCTCCCTCAGCACCCGCACAGCATCGTCGTTGCTCATGTTCTCAAAGTTGATGTCATTCACCTGCAAACAACACCAAGGGGTGAGTCCCAGAGATGCGACCAGAGGCTGAGCTCCCCGCTCAGCTCAGCAGTGACTCAGCTTCCCTCTGCCAAAAGCAGCTTCCTGGGTTTTAGCCTGCCAGAGCGCGCAGGGAGGCTTCTGGGTCTTTTCTtgctgctctcccagcctcaaAGATGGAAGCACGTGGGCGTGAAGTACCTGCAAGAGCATGTCTCCTGGCTCAATCCTGCCATCAGCTGCCACAGCACCGCCCTTCATGATAGAGCCAATGTAAATGCCTCCGTCCCCGCGTTCATTGCTCTGTCCCACAATGGAAATGCCCAGGAAATTGTATTTCTCTGCAGggatggaaagagaaaagaagtaaGACACCAGAAAGCAGCAGGCACCAGGCAGCCCTAACTTCAGATGAACCACGTAGTAATAATGGGCACTTGCACCCCTCTCCCTCCCAGTGAGACCTCCTGGGATGCAGAGAAGCCCTTTGAgacactctttttttctttgagaagcTCTTTGCTTCAAGGCAAGCCACTTTCCTAAGGAACCCATCCCTCACACCTCCCCGTATGTGCTCTCTTCACCCCCTCCCCAGttccttctcccccaccccacctcgCCCTGGAAGGACTGCAGGCACAGCTCCCACTCACCCATGTTTAGCGTGACAGTGATGATGTTCAGGGACATGGTGGAGTCTGTGATGCTGCTGAAGGACGATGACTGCAACAGAAGTGAAACAGAAGATGTCCTATGGTGCCTCGGTACCATCCCAGGCCCTTCCACCTGCACCCCGTGGCACCACAGCCACAACCCACAACTCCAGCCTCATGCTGGGAGCTTTGCAGAGCTAAAGGACTTCAGCACAGCCCTTACGACCCCTCCACAGCCAGGTCTGTGGTCCCATTTCTTGGGCTACATTGGCCCCACTGAAGGATCCGCAGCATTTTATGAAATCTCACTGCTTGAATTCAACCCGCCCACAGCAAACACAGCTGTATCCCTGATCAGCCCTGGAGCACCAAGTGGAGAGATCCACCAGGCAGCCCACCCTGCCCTGCACAGCCCTCCCTCGGGATCCACAGCCCCTGGGTACCCGCTCAATGCGTGGAGCCTTCTGTTTCCGCCGGCGTCGCTTGTGCCTCCTCATCAGACGGGAAGCGCTGCTTTGCTCTGTTGAACTGCTGAACCTAGAGGCAAAAGCCAGAGTCAGCTCTTCTGCTGCTGGGGTGGTGGCAGAAAGTCACAGAAAGTCAGAGAaagtcacagaaaagaacacagaacagagagctgcaggggaagaggagaagggCATGTTTGTGGGGGACATGCTGGGTGAGCTCTGAGATGACAGCAAGCCTGAGCATGGATGCAGAAGCCTGGAATTTCTATGCCCTACAATGGCATCTCTGTGCTGAGAGGCAGGGGGAAGCCAGTGTTCTGCCAAGATCCAAGCACTCCTACCTGCTCGTGGAGTCATCTTCATCAGAATCGAAGAAGCTGGTGGTCTCCAGCTCACTGCTCATGAGCGTGGAGGAGCTTTCGTACCCGCCCAGGTCTCGGCGCCGCTCTCCCTTCACTGTACCGTTCACCCTGGGTGCTGTGAAACAAGACGACTCAGCGTGCTTGAGACAGACCACGGGGAAACACCCCCATCCCCTCTGCAGGGCTCATGGCAACCTTCTCAGAATTAATCTGGCCATCAGACACCATCTAGTACAGCCAGGCTCTGAGTCCACCCTGGGATCAGATCCATTTTCTGTGGGTTACCAAATCTACCCCACTAGAGGATGGAGAAAAGGCTGATGGGCCACTAGGAACAAGGCTGCTAAAACTGCAGAAGACTGCTGCAGCTGAACGGAGGCAGAGCGAGGAGCAGCACAGCGTGACAAGGCTACAGCATGCTTCACTTGTCAACTAAGGAGTAAGGATATGCTGTCTCTGTCTTGCCCCTGAGACTTCTGCAGGAGATATCTCCTTTGCCCCCAAGGGTTTCATCACCAAGCTCTGATGCAGCACAAGGGTCACATCCTGCCTCCAACACAAGGCCCTTCTGTGCTGGGAAGGATCTACAGAGCAGACAGAGCTGCCCCGTGTCTGCAGCTGATGCCCCACACCATGCCCCAGCAGAGCTCTTGCGGCGTTGCCAGCACTCACCATGCTCAGGCCCATCTTTCCGACGAGGTCGTTCCCTTTGCGATGACACCACTGAGTCTGTCTCTGTCTCGTTGTCCAAGTTTTCCCGACTCCCCCCAGTGTTAGGGCTGCaatgaagaaaaggaacaaatgTCCAACCAGGCCCAGCCTCAGCAGGCTCTCTCCACCAGCCAGCACGAGCCCCCAGCCATCggttattttccctttctcaggGACAGGCATAGAGGTGGTGGGGAGCAGTCACAGCGCACCTATGAGTGTAAGGAAGAGGACTAGGAGAAGCTGACCTCTGTGCCAGCTTCCCTGCACCACCTTCAGCATGTCCTTGCTCCCTGAATTACGTAGCTCCACCTGgaagctgctcccagccccgccACCCTCCCTGTGCTGGCTGTGATCCCTGCCAATTCGGGGAGCAGCGTCCCAGCCCTTGCTCTTCCCACCCCGCTTTACAGCAAAGCCACCACGGGTCCCGCAGGAACCGGGACAGGGGTCTGAGTAACTCACTGGAAAGAGGGGGGCCTGGAGTCTCCGATGCCTCCCGTGCGCTCCATGGACGGCGGCAGCTCTGTCTGGTTATCGGCACAGACCGACCCCGCGTCCGAATGGGATCCCTCTGCAGACACCAGCTGGGGGGACGAAACAGAGGATGAAATGGATGAGGGAGGGCGAAAACACCTGCAGGAGTGGCCAGAGAAGCTGGCCGAGAGCCTGTCCGGCCCAGGACCCCATCTCTGACAGTGACAGCAGCAGATGCCTGGGAATGGGTATGGAAAGGCCAAGCACGTAGCAAGGTTCTCCCTCGATCCTTTCCAGAATTGCTGTGTCTCGCCAATCCCTGACCCAGCAGCGAGGCCCAGGAGGCTGACAGCCCTGCGCAGACGGCACCTGCACACCCCCACGGCACAGCTCCTAAGCTCGGGTAACCTCAGCACGTGTCTTCGTGGCGAGGAGAGGATCCCCAAGCTCTGCCTCCATCGGAAGAAACCGCTACCGGTCATTCCTTCTTCCACTTCAACCAGCACAGCTTGGCCTGCAGGCTCTGGGACCCAGCAGGGCTTTCACATTCCCAGCCCGTGGGAGCTGGGGGTAACAGCTCCGGGCTGAGGATGGCTTTGAAATACTCCAATGTGTGTTCTTTTTTCTGGCTTCCACAAGTCCTGTGCAAACTTTCAGCTTGTGCCCAGCTAAGCCACCTGGGCACTGCCTCCAGCCAGCTGCCGGGAGGCTCAGCGCTTTCCCTGGTGCAGAAACTCAAAAAATGGTCAAAAAACCAGGAACTATTTCTACTGGCTGTGCTTTGAGGCAGCCCAGGCTCACCTACACGTGTCTCTGGCTCTCAGATAAACCACCAATTTCAGGGCTCAGGGAACAAGACGGAGCTTCTCCTGCAGGAATGGGCTCACCAAGGGGATGAAACTGCTCAGCTGAGCTCGTGGGGAAGTGATTCCCCCAAAATCACTCCTTATGCAGGTTTGCCCCCACCTCTGAGCTGCACCGTGCTGGGCTAATTCACATCGGGCAGGGCaggaaagcaacaaaaagccttttctgtACAAGACGTTCAGGGACCTACACAGCAGAGCTGACAGAGCCCAGAAAGGAGCCCTCCCTCCTTTAAGCCAGGGAGCAAGTCCCTGGTGAAAGGCTAGAGCTCAACAGCTCTAGCTCAACAGGAGGGACCCAACAGATCATCACGGGGCAAAGGGAGAACGCTCTGCTGCCGGGGAGGCGCTGGGAACAGAGACAGGGGTGCCAGGGAGACAGAGCAGCCCCGAGAAAGCCTCAGCCCAGGGAGCAGACAGGGCAGAGAGCACCCGGGGCTGACAAAAGCTGAGGAGCTCGTCCTGCAGGCCCCGGGACAAGCCCgacagctcctgccctgcaagtgccgaaCCAGCTCTGGTCTCACACCCAGCTCAGCCTCCCTGCCTCCAGCGAGCCCCAGGCACCTTCCCAGGCCACATCCCACTCCCCGAGGGCCAcgtccctgctccagcagccacGGGGAAAGGAGATGCTGGAAGTGGCTGGCACTGCCTAGGGAAAAGTGATAATGCTCTGCGCTGGAGTTCAGACCAGGCAAATAAATCCGGTCggagggaaggagctgcaggcagctgccaaACAGCAccgaggagaggagaagagaggagaggggtGGTCCTGAGCAGGGGACTGCTCCTGCCgtcctcctggggctgggattTCCTCCAGGGAAGGTATTGACAACCACCCCACGCTCCTCCTGCCTCTTTCACTGTCAGGAAATATTTGCTCAGCCCCAAGCCCCTATCTCCCCCTCTAGCTAAAATTAGTACCGAGCTCCTAAAATAACCTCGTTCCAGCCTGTCTGGCACAAGCAAGtgcttcccccagccccaaagcacTCACAGACAGGGAGACTCCCAGCAGGGAGAGAAAACGGTTCATCAGCAGTGCACAGGGGTCTCTGAGCCTGCTGTCACCCTTCGTGCAGGAGCGCTGATGGAGGCAAGGACCCTGGGCACAACAAGCAGCCAGGGTttcagaggctgctgcagcagcagcagcacggtgccCTGGCAGATGGAAGCACACCCTAATGGTCTGCAGGCAGCTCAGAACAAACCGTGCTGGGCCCGTGCCACTTGCACCGAGCCCTCGGCCCCAGAAAGCCACTGCAATGAGGGCAGGCAGCTGCATGGAGATGTGAAGCGCAACAAAAAGCAtgccaggtttaaaaaaaataacgaAAAAGTGATGGAAATGGCTCGGAGCCCTTGGGATGCTCTGGCAGAGCACgtgaaaacagaaatggagGAGCGGGGAGATGCCTGGGGCCGTGTCCAGGCCGTGCTGCCAGGGGTCCTACAGCCGCTAGAGGGAGGGCAGCGCAGCACGGCCGCTCCGTGCAGGAGCCTCAAAACCCCAGCACCCTCACCACTGGTGAGACCTTGCTGTTTGATGCAGGGACAGAGGTAGTTAGGTCTCACCCAGCCCGATTTGCAAGAGGCTGGagatttttcattgtttatgGGCTGTTTGTTGGCACCCAGGGCTTGGTTGTGTTCCTGGGGTAGATGTACACACGCTGATCAGCACAAACTGCAGCTCAGCAGCGGGGAAAAAGGGATGACGGGCCATGGAAAACCAACACCCTCTCCTCCCCCAAACAGAGGGTCCCCGCTGGGGCCGAGGCAGGCAT from Anas platyrhynchos isolate ZD024472 breed Pekin duck chromosome 9, IASCAAS_PekinDuck_T2T, whole genome shotgun sequence harbors:
- the DVL3 gene encoding segment polarity protein dishevelled homolog DVL-3 isoform X1; this encodes MGHSSGCHSCVLVDPPVVKEEISDDNAKLPCFNGRVVSWLVSAEGSHSDAGSVCADNQTELPPSMERTGGIGDSRPPSFHPNTGGSRENLDNETETDSVVSSQRERPRRKDGPEHAPRVNGTVKGERRRDLGGYESSSTLMSSELETTSFFDSDEDDSTSRFSSSTEQSSASRLMRRHKRRRRKQKAPRIERSSSFSSITDSTMSLNIITVTLNMEKYNFLGISIVGQSNERGDGGIYIGSIMKGGAVAADGRIEPGDMLLQVNDINFENMSNDDAVRVLREIVHKPGPITLTVAKCWDPSPRGCFSLPRSKWIADPPLTLVPSSFAPQRIWAGPDSPCSDPGEPIRPIDPAAWVSHTAAMTGTYPAYGMSPSMSTITSTSSSITSSIPETERLDDFHLSIHSDMATIVKAMASPESGLEVRDRMWLKITIPNAFIGSDVVDWLYHHVEGFTDRRESRKYASNLLKAGYIRHTVNKITFSEQCYYIFGDLCGNMANLSLHDHDGSSGASDQDTLAPLPHPGAAPWPMAFPYQYPPPHPYNPHPGFPDPGYSYGGGSAGSQHSEGSRSSGSNRSGSERRKEREKTGESKSGGSGSESDHTTRSSMRRERAASERSVPASQHSQRSQHSLAHSIRSHHSQQSYGPPGLPPLFSPPMLLMPPPPSAMGPPGAPPGRDLASVPPELTASRQSFRMAMGNPTKNYGVFDFL
- the DVL3 gene encoding segment polarity protein dishevelled homolog DVL-3 isoform X4; this translates as MGHSSGCHSCVLVDPPVVKEEISDDNAKLPCFNGRVVSWLVSAEGSHSDAGSVCADNQTELPPSMERTGGIGDSRPPSFHPNTGGSRENLDNETETDSVVSSQRERPRRKDGPEHAPRVNGTVKGERRRDLGGYESSSTLMSSELETTSFFDSDEDDSTSRFSSSTEQSSASRLMRRHKRRRRKQKAPRIERSSSFSSITDSTMSLNIITVTLNMEKYNFLGISIVGQSNERGDGGIYIGSIMKGGAVAADGRIEPGDMLLQVNDINFENMSNDDAVRVLREIVHKPGPITLTVAKCWDPSPRGCFSLPRSEPIRPIDPAAWVSHTAAMTGTYPAYGMSPSMSTITSTSSSITSSIPETERLDDFHLSIHSDMATIVKAMASPESGLEVRDRMWLKITIPNAFIGSDVVDWLYHHVEGFTDRRESRKYASNLLKAGYIRHTVNKITFSEQCYYIFGDLCGNMANLSLHDHDGSSGASDQDTLAPLPHPGAAPWPMAFPYQYPPPHPYNPHPGFPDPGYSYGGGSAGSQHSEGSRSSGSNRSGSERRKEREKTGESKSGGSGSESDHTTRSSMRRERAASERSVPASQHSQRSQHSLAHSIRSHHSQQSYGPPGLPPLFSPPMLLMPPPPSAMGPPGAPPGRDLASVPPELTASRQSFRMAMGNPTKNYGVFDFL
- the DVL3 gene encoding segment polarity protein dishevelled homolog DVL-3 isoform X8; this translates as MAAAETKIIYHLDEQETPYLVKLPIPAERVTLGDFKGLLNRPNYKFYFKSMDDDFGVVKEEISDDNAKLPCFNGRVVSWLVSAEGSHSDAGSVCADNQTELPPSMERTGGIGDSRPPSFHPNTGGSRENLDNETETDSVVSSQRERPRRKDGPEHAPRVNGTVKGERRRDLGGYESSSTLMSSELETTSFFDSDEDDSTSRFSSSTEQSSASRLMRRHKRRRRKQKAPRIERSSSFSSITDSTMSLNIITVTLNMEKYNFLGISIVGQSNERGDGGIYIGSIMKGGAVAADGRIEPGDMLLQVNDINFENMSNDDAVRVLREIVHKPGPITLTVAKCWDPSPRGCFSLPRSEPIRPIDPAAWVSHTAAMTGTYPAYGMSPSMSTITSTSSSITSSIPETERLDDFHLSIHSDMATIVKAMASPESGLEVRDRMWLKITIPNAFIGSDVVDWLYHHVEGFTDRRESRKYASNLLKAGYIRHTVNKITFSEQCYYIFGDLCGNMANLSLHDHDGSSGASDQDTLAPLPHPGAAPWPMAFPYQYPPPHPYNPHPGFPDPGYSYGGGSAGSQHSEGSRSSGSNRSGSERRKEREKTGESKSGGSGSESDHTTRSSMRRERAASERSVPASQHSQRSQHSLAHSIRSHHSQQSYGPPGLPPLFSPPMLLMPPPPSAMGPPGAPPGRDLASVPPELTASRQSFRMAMGNPTKNYGVFDFL
- the DVL3 gene encoding segment polarity protein dishevelled homolog DVL-3 isoform X6, with protein sequence MAAAETKIIYHLDEQETPYLVKLPIPAERVTLGDFKGLLNRPNYKFYFKSMDDDFGVVKEEISDDNAKLPCFNGRVVSWLVSAEGSHSDAGSVCADNQTELPPSMERTGGIGDSRPPSFHPNTGGSRENLDNETETDSVVSSQRERPRRKDGPEHAPRVNGTVKGERRRDLGGYESSSTLMSSELETTSFFDSDEDDSTSRFSSSTEQSSASRLMRRHKRRRRKQKAPRIERSSSFSSITDSTMSLNIITVTLNMEKYNFLGISIVGQSNERGDGGIYIGSIMKGGAVAADGRIEPGDMLLQVNDINFENMSNDDAVRVLREIVHKPGPITLTVAKCWDPSPRGCFSLPRSKWIADPPLTLVPSSFAPQRIWAGPDSPCSDPGEPIRPIDPAAWVSHTAAMTGTYPAYGMSPSMSTITSTSSSITSSIPETERLDDFHLSIHSDMATIVKAMASPESGLEVRDRMWLKITIPNAFIGSDVVDWLYHHVEGFTDRRESRKYASNLLKAGYIRHTVNKITFSEQCYYIFGDLCGNMANLSLHDHDGSSGASDQDTLAPLPHPGAAPWPMAFPYQYPPPHPYNPHPGFPDPGYSYGGGSAGSQHSEGSRSSGSNRSGSERRKEREKTGESKSGGSGSESDHTTRSSMRRERAASERSVPASQHSQRSQHSLAHSIRSHHSQQSYGPPGLPPLFSPPMLLMPPPPSAMGPPGAPPGRDLASVPPELTASRQSFRMAMGNPTKNYGVFDFL
- the DVL3 gene encoding segment polarity protein dishevelled homolog DVL-3 isoform X2 — encoded protein: MGHSSGCHSCVLVDPPVVKEEISDDNAKLPCFNGRVVSWLVSAEGSHSDAGSVCADNQTELPPSMERTGGIGDSRPPSFHPNTGGSRENLDNETETDSVVSSQRERPRRKDGPEHAPRVNGTVKGERRRDLGGYESSSTLMSSELETTSFFDSDEDDSTSRFSSSTEQSSASRLMRRHKRRRRKQKAPRIERSSSFSSITDSTMSLNIITVTLNMEKYNFLGISIVGQSNERGDGGIYIGSIMKGGAVAADGRIEPGDMLLQVNDINFENMSNDDAVRVLREIVHKPGPITLTVAKCWDPSPRGCFSLPRIAPQRIWAGPDSPCSDPGEPIRPIDPAAWVSHTAAMTGTYPAYGMSPSMSTITSTSSSITSSIPETERLDDFHLSIHSDMATIVKAMASPESGLEVRDRMWLKITIPNAFIGSDVVDWLYHHVEGFTDRRESRKYASNLLKAGYIRHTVNKITFSEQCYYIFGDLCGNMANLSLHDHDGSSGASDQDTLAPLPHPGAAPWPMAFPYQYPPPHPYNPHPGFPDPGYSYGGGSAGSQHSEGSRSSGSNRSGSERRKEREKTGESKSGGSGSESDHTTRSSMRRERAASERSVPASQHSQRSQHSLAHSIRSHHSQQSYGPPGLPPLFSPPMLLMPPPPSAMGPPGAPPGRDLASVPPELTASRQSFRMAMGNPTKNYGVFDFL
- the DVL3 gene encoding segment polarity protein dishevelled homolog DVL-3 isoform X3, which produces MGHSSGCHSCVLVDPPVVKEEISDDNAKLPCFNGRVVSWLVSAEGSHSDAGSVCADNQTELPPSMERTGGIGDSRPPSFHPNTGGSRENLDNETETDSVVSSQRERPRRKDGPEHAPRVNGTVKGERRRDLGGYESSSTLMSSELETTSFFDSDEDDSTSRFSSSTEQSSASRLMRRHKRRRRKQKAPRIERSSSFSSITDSTMSLNIITVTLNMEKYNFLGISIVGQSNERGDGGIYIGSIMKGGAVAADGRIEPGDMLLQVNDINFENMSNDDAVRVLREIVHKPGPITLTVAKCWDPSPRGCFSLPRSKWIADPPLTLVPSSCEPIRPIDPAAWVSHTAAMTGTYPAYGMSPSMSTITSTSSSITSSIPETERLDDFHLSIHSDMATIVKAMASPESGLEVRDRMWLKITIPNAFIGSDVVDWLYHHVEGFTDRRESRKYASNLLKAGYIRHTVNKITFSEQCYYIFGDLCGNMANLSLHDHDGSSGASDQDTLAPLPHPGAAPWPMAFPYQYPPPHPYNPHPGFPDPGYSYGGGSAGSQHSEGSRSSGSNRSGSERRKEREKTGESKSGGSGSESDHTTRSSMRRERAASERSVPASQHSQRSQHSLAHSIRSHHSQQSYGPPGLPPLFSPPMLLMPPPPSAMGPPGAPPGRDLASVPPELTASRQSFRMAMGNPTKNYGVFDFL